In Mastomys coucha isolate ucsf_1 unplaced genomic scaffold, UCSF_Mcou_1 pScaffold5, whole genome shotgun sequence, one genomic interval encodes:
- the Krt10 gene encoding keratin, type I cytoskeletal 10, with amino-acid sequence MSVRYTSSSKQYSSSRSGGGGGGGGGGSSIRVSSTKGSLGGGYSSGGFSGGSFSRGSSSGGCFGGSSGGYGGFGGGSFGGGYGGGSFGGGYGGGGYGGGSFGGGSFGGGSFGGGSYGGSFGGGFGGDGGGLLSGNEKVTMQNLNDRLASYMDKVRALEESNYELEGKIKEWYEKHGNSSQREPRDYSKYYKTIEDLKGQILNLTTDNANVLLQIDNARLAADDFRLKYENEVALRQSVEADINGLRRVLDELTLSKADLEMQIESLTEELAYLKKNHEEEMRDLQNVSTGDVNVEMNAAPGVDLTQLLNNMRNQYEQLAEKNRKDAEAWFNEKSKELTTEIDSNIEQMSSHKSEITELRRTVQGLEIELQSQLALKQSLEASLAETEGRYCVQLSQIQSQISALEEQLQQIRAETECQNAEYQQLLDIKTRLENEIQTYRSLLEGEGSSGGGSYGGGRGGGGGGGGSHGGSYGGGSSGGGSYGGGSSGGGGGSYGGGSSGGGSHGGSSGGGYGGGSSSGGGHGGSSGGGYGGGSSGGGQSGSGGFKSSGSGGGDQSSKGPRY; translated from the exons ATGTCTGTTCGATACACCTCCAGCAGCAAGCAGTACTCTTCCTCCcgcagtggaggaggaggaggaggaggaggtggtggatcATCCATCAGAGTTTCCAGCACCAAAGGCTCCCTTGGTGGAGGGTACAGCTCAGGGGGGTTCAGCGGCGGCTCCTTTAGCCGTGGGAGCTCTAGTGGCGGTTGCTTTGGGGGCTCATCAGGTGGTTATGGAGGGTTTGGAGGAGGCAGTTTTGGTGGCGGCTATGGAGGAGGCAGCTTTGGTGGTGGCTATGGAGGAGGCGGCTATGGAGGAGGCAGCTTTGGAGGTGGCAGCTTCGGTGGTGGCAGCTTCGGTGGAGGTAGCTATGGAGGAAGCTTTGGTGGTGGATTCGGAGGAGATGGTGGTGGACTTCTCTCTGGAAATGAGAAGGTGACCATGCAGAACCTGAACGACCGCCTGGCTTCCTACATGGACAAAGTCCGGGCTCTGGAAGAGTCAAACTATGAGCTGGAGGGTAAAATCAAGGAGTGGTATGAGAAGCATGGCAACTCAAGCCAGCGAGAGCCCCGGGACTACAGCAAATACTACAAAACCATTGAGGACCTTAAAGGGCAG ATCCTCAACCTGACAACTGACAACGCCAACGTCCTGCTGCAGATTGACAATGCCAGACTGGCAGCTGATGACTTCAGGCTGAA GTACGAGAATGAGGTAGCCCTGCGCCAGAGCGTGGAGGCGGACATCAATGGCCTGCGCAGGGTGCTGGATGAGCTGACCCTTAGCAAGGCTGACCTGGAGATGCAGATTGAAAGTTTGACTGAAGAGCTGGCTTACCTGAAGAAGAACCACGAAGAG GAAATGAGGGACCTTCAAAATGTGTCCACTGGTGATGTGAATGTGGAAATGAACGCTGCCCCAGGGGTTGACCTGACTCAGCTGCTGAACAACATGAGAAACCAATACGAACAACTTGCAGAAAAGAATCGCAAGGACGCAGAAGCCTGGTTCAATGAGAAG aGCAAGGAACTCACCACAGAAATCGACAGCAACATTGAACAAATGTCCAGCCATAAGAGTGAAATCACTGAATTGAGACGTACTGTTCAGGGTCTGGAGATCGAGCTACAGTCCCAGCTGGCCCTG AAACAATCGCTGGAAGCCTCCTTGGCAGAAACAGAAGGTCGCTACTGCGTGCAGCTCTCCCAGATTCAAAGCCAGATCTCCGCCCTGGAGGAACAGCTCCAACAGATTCGGGCTGAGACCGAGTGCCAGAACGCCGAGTACCAACAACTCCTAGACATTAAGACCCGGCTGGAGAACGAGATCCAGACCTACCGCAGCCTCCTAGAAGGAGAGGGAAG CTCCGGAGGCGGATCCTACGGCGGcgggcgcggcggcggcggcggcggcggcggcagccaCGGCGGTAGCTACGGCGGCGGAAGCTCTGGTGGCGGAAGCTACGGCGGCGGAAGttccggcggcggcggcggcagctaCGGCGGCGGAAGCTCCGGCGGCGGTAGCCACGGAGGCAGTTCCGGTGGCGGTTACGGCGGCGGAAGTTCCAGCGGTGGTGGTCACGGCGGCAGTTCCGGTGGCGGCTACGGTGGCGGAAGTTCCGGCGGAGGCCAGAGCGGAAGCGGAGGGTTCAAGTCTTCCGGTTCCGGCGGCGGCGACCAATCGTCTAAAGGCCCAAG ATACTAA